Sequence from the Acidimicrobiia bacterium genome:
TTCGGGCGCCCGGTACCTGCGAGCCGGCCGCCGGAGGGTCGCCGGGGCGGCGCGTCTCGCCGCCCTTCCCGGGCTCGACGCCACGGTGTCGGTTTTCGTCGACTCGGTCGAGGACGCGATCACCGCCGTGGCGGCCGGTGCCGGCGACCTGCTGCTGCGCGACTGGGACACGGCGAGCATCGGTGAGCTGCGGGACCGCCTCGACGGGTTTCTGGTGGAGCGCACCGCCCTGCCGATCGGCCTTGGAGTCGACGAGGCTCGGGCCGTGCTGCCGGCGGAGGTGTTCACCGCCTGGCTGGGGCTCACCGACGGCTCGGGTGCGGGACGCCCTCGCCACGAATGGGCACCCGGTCGTGACCTGCCGGTGCCGGCCGAGGGGCGGCTGTCCGCCGAGTGGGGAGACTCCGCCTGGTCCCGCGGGCGTCGGCCGGACCGGGGCGGCGAGATCGCCGCCATCCTGCGGCGGTCGCGCGACGGGATCGTCCCCGACCAGCGCGAGGTGGAGCGCCTCCTGCGGAGTCGCGGCGCCGAGGTCGAGGCGGTGGCGGAGACCGCCGATGAGCTACGCCGCCGTTCCGTCGGCAGCACGGTCACCTATGTGGTCAATCGCAACATCAACTACACCAACCAGTGCTACTTCCGGTGCGGGTTCTGTGCCTTCTCCAAGGGGCCTCGATCGCTCTCGCTACGCGGCGAGCCGTACCTGCTGGAGACCCATGAGGTGGCGGCCCGGGCCAAGGAGGCCTGGGATGCCGGTGCCACCGAGGTCTGCCTCCAGGGGGGGATCCATCCCGAGTTCACCGGTGACTTCTACGTCTCGGTGGTGGAAGCGGTGAAACGGGTCACCCCCGCCATGCACATCCATGGCTTCACCCCGCTCGAGGTGTGGCAGGGTGCCGAGACCCTCGGGCTCGGAGTGCCCGAGTTCCTGAGCAGGCTCCGCGACGCCGGTCTGGGCACCCTCCCGGGAACTGCGGCCGAGATCCTCGACGACGGCGTGCGCCGGCACCTGTGCCCCGACAAGATCACCACGGCACAGTGGGCGTACGTAATGGAGACGGCACATGGCCTGGGGCTCAGATCGACGGCGACCATGATGTTCGGACACGTCGACGGGCCCGCATCCTGGGCGGAGCACTTCGAGGTGCTCCGCCGGATCCAGCGCAAGACTGGGGGGTTCACCGAGTTCGTTCCCCTCCCGTTCGTGCATATGGGGGCCCCCATCTTCTTGCGGGGGAGGGCTCGCCCCGGGCCCACCTGGGACGAGGTGGTGCTGGTACACGCAGTGGCGCGCATCGCCTTCGACGGCCTCATTCCGAACATTCAGACATCTTGGGTCAAGTTGGGGCTCGACGGCGCCGCCCGACTGCTCGACGCCGGCTGCAACGATCTTGGCGGGACGCTGATGGACGAGAGCATTTCGCGGGCGGCGGGGGCGTCCCACGGGCAGATGGTCGGCACCGGGGATCTGGAGGCGACCATCACCTCCGCCGGCCGGGCACCCGCCCGGCGCAGCACCCTCTACGAGATCCTGCAGGTCGCCGACTGAAGGGCCGTCGGGCGCGATACCCTCGGCCGGTGCGCATCAGTGTGGTCACCCTGTTTCCCGCGTTCTTCGAGAGCCCGCTGCGGGTTGGCGTCGTGGCGCGAGCCATCTCCGAGGGCCTGCTCGATGTGGATACCGTGGACCTGCGGGCCCACGGCCTCGGTGCTCACCGTCAGGTGGATGACGCCCCCTTCGGTGGCGGTCCGGGAATGGTGCTGATGGTGGAGCCGCTGGCTTCCGCCTTGGAGCCACTCGGCGACTCACATCGGGTGCTGCTGACCCCTGCGGGTAGGCGACTCGATCAGGACTGCCTGGAGCGCTGGGCGCGCCTCGAACACCTGACCCTGGTATGTGGCCGCTACGAGGGCGTCGACGAGCGGGTGGCCGAGCACCTCATCGACGAGGAGGTCTCGCTGGGCGACTTCGTACTCGCCGGTGGCGAGGCGGCAGCCCTGGCGATCGTCGAAGGGGTGGGCAGGCTGGTCCCCGGCGTGGTGGGCAACCCGGAGTCGACCGCCGGGGAGAGCTTTGCCGGCGATGGGCTGCTCGAGGAGCCCCAGTACACCCGGCCTGCCGAGTTCGGCGGGTGGCAGGTGCCCGAGGTGCTCCTCTCCGGGGACCACGGTCGCATCGCCGAGTGGCGAAGGCAGCAGCGGCTGGATCGCACCCGCAGGCGGCGTCCCGACCTGCTACCCGAATTACCCGTCCCCGACGGGGACGGCTAACATCGCCCCGACCGGACGCCCGTCCGGGCTCCTCCGGAGGACGCTCCATGAACACGCTCGACCACGTAGAAGCCGCCTACCTGCGCGACGACATCCCCGACTTCGGTCCCGGCGACACCGTCAAGGTCAACGTCCGGGTGGTCGAGGGCGGCAGGGAGCGGATCCAGACCTTCGAGGGCAACGTCATCGCACGCGACGGGGGCGGACTCTCCGAGACATTCACCGTGCGCAAGATCTCCTTCGGCGTCGGCGTGGAGCGGATCTTTCCGGTCCACGCGCCGATCATCGCTTCGATCGAGGTCGCCCGCCGCGGCGACGTTCGAAGGGCCAAGCTCTACTTCCTGCGCGACCGCGTCGGGAGCAAAGCGACGCGCATCAAGGAGAAGCGGGACTAGGACCGCCCCGGCGGACCAGGTGCCCGTGGGCGCTGCGCGGTGACACCAGAACCTCCCGACTCCGAGCCGGAGCCCAGGTCCGCTCCACAGCTCGAACCCAACTTGCAGGGCGATCCATTCGGCTCCGATCCCGGAGAGTCGGTGGTCATCGGGAAGCAGCGTTCGTTCTGGAGGGAACTGCCCATCCTGGTCGTGGTCGCCCTCACCGTGGCGGTGATCATCAAGACCTTCCTGGTCCAGGCGTTCTACATCCCGTCGGCCTCGATGCGCGACACTCTCATGGAAGGCGACCGGGTGATGGTGAACAAGCTCGCCTACCGGTTCGGCGATCCCTCACCCGGCGACGTGGTGGTGTTCGACTCGCCCTTGGCGCCGCACGACGACGGCGAGACCTTCTTCGGCGCCGTGCTGCGCAACGTCGGGGAGGCACTCGGACTGAGCACGCCCGACACCGCCCTCATCAAGCGGGTGATCGCCGTCGAGGGGCAGACCATCGAGATCCGGGACAGCCGTGTGATCGTCGACGGAACGGCCATCGACGAGCCCTACCTGCGGGAGGGGATCACCATGGCCGACTTCGGCCCGGTCACGGTTCCAGAGGGTCACATCTTCGTGATGGGGGACAACCGCAATCAGAGCGAGGACAGCAGGCGCTTCGGACCGGTTCCCGCGGAGGACGTCGTGGGCCGGGCGTTCGTG
This genomic interval carries:
- the rplS gene encoding 50S ribosomal protein L19; translation: MNTLDHVEAAYLRDDIPDFGPGDTVKVNVRVVEGGRERIQTFEGNVIARDGGGLSETFTVRKISFGVGVERIFPVHAPIIASIEVARRGDVRRAKLYFLRDRVGSKATRIKEKRD
- the trmD gene encoding tRNA (guanosine(37)-N1)-methyltransferase TrmD produces the protein MRISVVTLFPAFFESPLRVGVVARAISEGLLDVDTVDLRAHGLGAHRQVDDAPFGGGPGMVLMVEPLASALEPLGDSHRVLLTPAGRRLDQDCLERWARLEHLTLVCGRYEGVDERVAEHLIDEEVSLGDFVLAGGEAAALAIVEGVGRLVPGVVGNPESTAGESFAGDGLLEEPQYTRPAEFGGWQVPEVLLSGDHGRIAEWRRQQRLDRTRRRRPDLLPELPVPDGDG
- the lepB gene encoding signal peptidase I, whose amino-acid sequence is MVIGKQRSFWRELPILVVVALTVAVIIKTFLVQAFYIPSASMRDTLMEGDRVMVNKLAYRFGDPSPGDVVVFDSPLAPHDDGETFFGAVLRNVGEALGLSTPDTALIKRVIAVEGQTIEIRDSRVIVDGTAIDEPYLREGITMADFGPVTVPEGHIFVMGDNRNQSEDSRRFGPVPAEDVVGRAFVKVWPPGRWGGL